The Providencia sp. PROV188 genome includes a region encoding these proteins:
- the sctI gene encoding type III secretion system inner rod subunit SctI, with protein MLPINPVSVLSNIAEMAPVTPAAIPLEDKVKQLFAEYTTSVSQEKADLLEKMNTVDPSAPAKLLELQNQVGNYSLALNMVSTLTHKSVSAIDTVLKAQ; from the coding sequence ATGTTACCTATTAATCCTGTTTCAGTCTTATCAAATATCGCTGAAATGGCACCTGTTACTCCAGCGGCTATCCCATTGGAAGATAAAGTGAAACAGTTATTTGCTGAGTACACGACCTCTGTGAGCCAAGAAAAAGCGGATCTTCTGGAGAAAATGAATACCGTTGACCCAAGCGCCCCCGCTAAATTATTGGAATTACAAAACCAAGTCGGTAATTACAGCCTCGCCTTGAATATGGTCAGCACACTCACACATAAAAGTGTTTCTGCCATCGATACGGTATTAAAAGCACAATAG
- a CDS encoding EscF/YscF/HrpA family type III secretion system needle major subunit, with protein MATPGISNANGNWDASALEQASTIATDNKWGMMYRSSAGISERTKTIADELKSMIDNPNLEVDNPLTLGKITALSGNYNMARQLQSNIMKSFKDAAQAIIRNV; from the coding sequence ATGGCAACTCCAGGCATTAGTAATGCAAATGGTAATTGGGATGCATCTGCATTAGAACAAGCATCTACCATAGCAACAGATAATAAATGGGGCATGATGTATCGCAGCTCCGCAGGTATTAGCGAAAGAACAAAAACTATCGCTGATGAATTAAAGTCTATGATCGACAACCCAAATCTGGAAGTCGATAACCCGCTGACTCTGGGTAAAATCACAGCATTAAGCGGTAACTATAATATGGCACGTCAATTACAAAGCAACATAATGAAGTCCTTTAAAGATGCGGCGCAAGCCATTATTCGTAACGTGTAA
- a CDS encoding PrgH/EprH family type III secretion apparatus protein: protein MIETKYHTCIMKIISGSMNSQELMINIDKNLIIVGQYTKYKTEIDENGFTTYYIPSEHTQCEFSIVSHDEHSNNFAINLKQDGKSRHLTVTLQEILLIDTFPIVIKLLNTEWNYPEKDQKPLSSKSLSLTENRSTAIKQKPKFNKKWLFVLLLTFVVIFILFVEFQINPKNNAAKQIKNIDNILKGSYYPIIYTQNKNGEILILVKSQRDEDWSRQVLLKSDYQEKYTIKKINLLEKEIEDKLIDTVPNLLKVDISNPCQPVIRVVKNPLPNNDDKNINRILSSYFSCYNQSQLVQIPLDELIKRAELGLTESNVKWQRITKGNYIIFVIRDSLNDKQTLSLISFTNSFSQKWGTKQIQFSVSLANNELAGKSFITNSNGITLLGNNHWLFNSNQPN from the coding sequence ATGATAGAAACAAAATACCACACCTGCATAATGAAAATCATTAGTGGTTCGATGAATAGTCAAGAGCTAATGATTAACATCGATAAAAATCTTATTATCGTTGGGCAATATACTAAATACAAAACTGAAATAGATGAAAACGGTTTCACAACCTATTATATTCCTAGCGAACATACCCAGTGCGAGTTTTCTATTGTTTCTCATGACGAACATAGTAATAATTTTGCAATTAATCTTAAACAAGATGGAAAAAGTCGTCACCTCACTGTCACACTACAAGAAATCTTGCTCATTGACACCTTTCCAATCGTAATTAAGCTATTGAATACTGAATGGAATTACCCCGAAAAAGACCAAAAACCATTGTCATCTAAATCACTATCGCTTACAGAAAATAGATCCACTGCCATAAAACAGAAACCAAAGTTTAATAAGAAATGGCTTTTTGTTTTATTATTAACATTTGTCGTTATTTTTATATTATTCGTTGAATTCCAAATTAATCCAAAAAATAACGCTGCAAAACAGATTAAAAATATAGATAATATATTAAAAGGAAGCTATTACCCTATTATCTATACGCAGAATAAAAATGGCGAAATACTTATTCTCGTCAAATCGCAAAGAGATGAAGACTGGAGCCGTCAAGTTTTACTAAAATCAGATTATCAAGAAAAATATACCATCAAAAAAATAAACCTTCTTGAAAAAGAAATTGAAGATAAGTTAATAGATACTGTACCCAATTTATTAAAGGTTGACATTAGCAACCCTTGTCAACCCGTCATTCGAGTCGTGAAAAACCCACTACCGAATAATGATGATAAAAATATTAATCGCATTTTATCTAGTTACTTCAGTTGTTATAACCAAAGCCAACTTGTACAGATTCCTCTTGATGAACTCATCAAGAGAGCAGAGTTAGGATTGACTGAAAGTAATGTGAAATGGCAAAGAATAACCAAAGGTAACTACATTATCTTTGTTATAAGAGATAGTTTAAATGATAAACAGACTCTCTCTTTAATTAGCTTCACCAATTCATTTAGTCAAAAGTGGGGAACCAAGCAAATTCAATTTTCCGTCTCCCTTGCCAATAATGAACTGGCTGGAAAATCGTTTATCACCAATTCTAATGGTATTACGTTGTTAGGTAATAATCATTGGTTATTTAACTCAAATCAACCTAATTAA
- a CDS encoding AraC family transcriptional regulator, whose amino-acid sequence MSNEDIAKLLASRNSCFSLQDVLVLSIPKETITSIETVTTVKAKATLCYKSRYTNLNIKVQEPAIFVCGLDELTIEDKALWDIYTMELSELVETLAIIDTAMGQSFLAKKATRESDENQLGEFILFDDEISAPVLIKNIVIDLIIKKQPLFDDWCDVLRRYEAYGMMRFLISAAQQDKNANINQLCARYGISASYFRQLYRENFNKTAKRKIMGVRMGAAILQLIESESSILDVGLEAGYCSASHFTNDLKKELGLTPSEIRHLGATLYEQ is encoded by the coding sequence ATGTCGAATGAAGATATTGCTAAATTATTGGCGAGTAGAAATAGTTGCTTTTCTTTACAAGACGTATTGGTCTTGTCAATACCAAAAGAAACTATAACCTCAATAGAAACTGTAACCACAGTAAAAGCGAAAGCGACGCTTTGTTATAAATCTCGGTATACAAATTTAAATATTAAAGTACAAGAACCCGCTATCTTTGTTTGCGGTTTGGATGAATTAACGATTGAAGATAAAGCCTTATGGGATATCTATACAATGGAATTATCTGAACTCGTTGAAACGCTGGCTATTATTGATACTGCAATGGGGCAATCCTTTCTTGCAAAAAAAGCCACCAGAGAGAGTGATGAAAACCAACTAGGTGAATTCATTCTATTTGACGATGAAATATCAGCACCTGTTTTAATTAAAAATATCGTAATTGATTTGATCATTAAAAAGCAGCCGTTATTTGATGATTGGTGTGATGTATTAAGACGCTATGAAGCGTATGGAATGATGCGCTTTTTAATTTCAGCCGCTCAGCAAGACAAAAACGCCAATATTAATCAACTGTGTGCCCGTTACGGCATTTCCGCTTCTTATTTTAGACAACTCTACCGAGAAAACTTTAATAAAACCGCTAAACGCAAAATTATGGGCGTACGTATGGGGGCGGCCATTTTGCAATTAATTGAAAGTGAAAGTTCTATTTTAGATGTTGGGTTAGAAGCAGGTTACTGCTCCGCCTCTCACTTCACGAATGATTTGAAAAAAGAATTGGGATTAACCCCATCAGAAATAAGGCACCTTGGAGCAACGTTATATGAACAGTAA
- the sctC gene encoding type III secretion system outer membrane ring subunit SctC: MNSKKLMAVFISLFLLSVNINTAQSEMMIAEPVTQERSADTFVANNIAVGKVFDAVAEQINKPIILSKLASQKKVTGNFNLANADEMFKALTRRIALVWYDDGAGIYVYDNSEMRSLIIPTHKVSSQQVLSYIQRNGIYDARFPVRSQGGDTMLFVSGPPLYVELIKGAALYLGEQRKQEEKTSGNVAVLPLKHASVSDRSYSLRGQSITVPGMLSVISSLFKNGGSSVEETLEILPAKLNTDGDEIDALMDAPIGGARPENRQVTVKRGGASNSSFSLVAHPDSNSLIVKGSPEQIRYVRDLVKTLDNRRRQVELSLWIIDITRSELDNLGVNWEVGSFNVGGGSVSFNRSTLPDSSKFLVQIDALSKNGNSQIVSRPVLLTQENVPALFDNNTSFYAKLQGERTATLESVTYGTMISVMPRISAGQSVEMEVNIEDGAENRDSSGKTSSVEGLPTVNRTSINTVARIAKDSSLLIGGYTRDQYIENESKIPLLGDIPWVGGLFRHSSTNQQKMVRIFLIQPRLLDENEVWDGRQFSEKARITQKDSQLHGTVQFLQQYMRDSWQ, encoded by the coding sequence ATGAACAGTAAAAAATTAATGGCGGTTTTTATCTCGCTGTTTTTACTGAGTGTAAATATCAATACCGCGCAATCAGAAATGATGATTGCAGAGCCGGTAACACAAGAAAGAAGTGCAGACACGTTTGTCGCGAATAATATCGCGGTAGGCAAAGTGTTTGATGCTGTAGCGGAACAAATTAACAAGCCGATTATTTTAAGTAAATTGGCATCCCAGAAAAAAGTGACGGGAAATTTTAACCTCGCGAATGCCGATGAAATGTTTAAAGCCTTAACGCGTCGTATCGCGTTAGTCTGGTATGACGATGGTGCAGGCATTTATGTCTATGATAATAGTGAAATGCGTAGTCTGATTATTCCAACTCATAAAGTCAGTAGCCAGCAAGTTCTCAGCTATATTCAACGTAATGGCATCTATGATGCGCGTTTTCCTGTTCGTTCCCAAGGTGGCGACACGATGTTATTTGTGTCGGGACCGCCGCTCTATGTTGAGTTGATTAAAGGTGCCGCGTTGTATCTTGGCGAGCAACGCAAACAAGAAGAAAAAACCAGTGGTAATGTTGCGGTACTCCCGCTGAAGCATGCCTCTGTAAGCGATCGAAGTTACTCATTACGTGGTCAATCGATCACGGTTCCCGGCATGTTATCGGTGATCAGTTCCCTGTTTAAAAATGGGGGCAGTAGCGTCGAAGAAACCCTCGAAATTTTACCTGCAAAGCTCAATACCGATGGGGATGAAATTGATGCCTTGATGGATGCACCCATTGGTGGCGCTCGTCCTGAAAATCGCCAAGTCACCGTCAAACGTGGTGGCGCATCAAATAGTAGCTTTTCTCTGGTTGCCCATCCTGACAGCAACAGCCTGATTGTGAAAGGTAGCCCTGAGCAGATCCGTTACGTCCGCGATTTGGTTAAAACATTAGATAACCGCCGCCGCCAAGTGGAGCTTTCTTTGTGGATCATCGATATCACGCGTTCTGAGTTAGATAACTTAGGGGTCAATTGGGAAGTCGGTTCTTTTAACGTAGGCGGTGGCTCTGTTTCTTTCAATCGAAGCACTTTACCCGATAGCAGCAAGTTTTTAGTACAAATTGATGCGCTAAGCAAAAATGGTAATAGCCAAATTGTCTCGCGTCCGGTGCTACTGACCCAAGAAAACGTTCCTGCGCTGTTTGATAACAACACCAGTTTCTACGCCAAGCTACAAGGTGAACGTACCGCAACTCTCGAATCTGTCACTTACGGCACGATGATCAGCGTCATGCCGCGCATTTCAGCCGGCCAAAGTGTTGAAATGGAAGTCAATATCGAAGACGGTGCAGAGAACCGTGATAGCAGCGGTAAAACGTCCAGCGTTGAAGGGCTTCCGACGGTTAACCGTACCAGCATTAATACCGTGGCACGTATCGCCAAAGATAGCAGTTTATTAATCGGTGGTTATACCCGCGACCAATATATTGAAAATGAAAGCAAAATTCCTCTTCTTGGTGATATTCCTTGGGTGGGTGGCTTATTCCGCCATAGTTCGACCAATCAACAAAAAATGGTGCGCATCTTTTTAATCCAGCCGCGTTTATTGGATGAAAACGAAGTGTGGGATGGGAGACAATTTTCCGAGAAAGCCCGTATTACACAAAAAGATAGCCAACTGCATGGAACTGTACAGTTTCTCCAGCAATACATGAGGGATTCATGGCAATAA